The Polymorphobacter megasporae genome window below encodes:
- a CDS encoding ATP-dependent helicase, protein MDGLNAAQREAVLTTEGPVLLLAGAGTGKTRALTSRLAHIIYTRRAWPSEILAVTFTNKAAREMQHRMGLLLGGSAEGMQFLGTFHSVASRMLRRNAGLVGLESNFSILDTDDQLRLLKQVLIEANVDDKRWPAKGLASLIDRWKNRGWTPAQVPATEEGGYDNRSVALYARYQERLVALNACDFGDLLLHMLTIFLSHPDVLAEYQRRFKYVLVDEYQDTNVSQYLWLRLLAQDRRNICCVGDDDQSIYSWRGAEVANILRFEVDFPGATVIRLEQNYRSTPHILGAAGGLIAKNSGRLGKTLWTERNSGDKVKVVGVWDGPEEARLTGDAIERLQREGASLNDMAILVRAQFQTREFEDRFITTGLPYKIVGGFRFYERAEVRDAIAYLRVVVQPSDGLAFERIVNTPKRGLGDKAMQSLHAHARATNKPLSSAANALIETDELTPAARRSLSNFMTDLKRWRDQVDTLPHAELARIVLEESGYIAMYQNQRTSEADGRLENLQELTRAMDEFESMTAFLEHVSLVMENDKADHEERVTIMTLHAAKGLEFDHVFLVGWEEGVFPSQRSLDEGGNASLEEERRLAYVGITRAKRAATISHAANRRIYGQWTSSIPSRFVSDLPDDHIDVSSTMSGGPSLWRAALGGGDPFADVTRGAGRGPGWARATAMGGASVPGRGGLQIEARASAVSVGQPGRKDVAVGARVFHSKFGYGAVAAIEGNKLEIEFEKAGRKRVLDSFIELV, encoded by the coding sequence ATGGACGGTCTCAACGCGGCGCAGCGCGAGGCAGTGCTGACCACCGAAGGCCCGGTGCTCCTCCTTGCCGGCGCCGGGACCGGCAAGACCCGCGCGCTGACCAGCCGCCTCGCGCACATCATCTACACGCGGCGAGCGTGGCCGTCCGAGATCCTTGCGGTGACCTTCACCAACAAGGCGGCGCGCGAGATGCAGCATCGCATGGGGCTGCTGCTTGGGGGGAGCGCGGAAGGCATGCAGTTCCTCGGCACCTTCCACTCGGTTGCGTCGCGCATGCTGCGACGCAACGCCGGGCTCGTCGGGCTGGAGAGCAACTTCTCGATCCTCGACACCGACGACCAGTTGCGGCTGCTCAAGCAGGTCCTGATCGAGGCGAACGTCGACGACAAGCGCTGGCCGGCGAAGGGGCTGGCGTCGCTGATCGACCGCTGGAAGAACCGCGGCTGGACCCCGGCGCAGGTCCCCGCGACCGAGGAAGGCGGCTACGACAACAGATCGGTCGCGCTGTATGCGCGCTATCAGGAGCGTCTCGTCGCGCTCAACGCGTGCGATTTCGGCGATCTGCTCCTCCACATGCTGACGATTTTCCTCAGCCACCCCGATGTGCTGGCGGAATACCAGCGGCGCTTCAAATACGTCCTCGTCGACGAATATCAGGACACCAATGTCAGCCAGTATCTGTGGCTGCGGCTGCTCGCGCAGGACCGCCGCAACATCTGCTGCGTCGGCGACGACGACCAGTCGATCTATTCGTGGCGCGGTGCCGAGGTCGCCAACATCCTCCGCTTCGAGGTCGACTTTCCCGGCGCGACTGTCATCCGCCTCGAACAGAATTACCGCTCGACCCCGCATATCCTCGGCGCCGCCGGCGGGCTGATCGCCAAGAACTCGGGACGCCTCGGCAAGACTCTGTGGACCGAGCGCAACTCGGGCGACAAGGTCAAGGTCGTCGGCGTCTGGGACGGCCCCGAGGAAGCGCGGCTGACCGGCGACGCGATCGAGCGCCTCCAGCGCGAGGGCGCGTCATTGAACGACATGGCGATCCTCGTCCGCGCCCAGTTCCAGACGCGCGAGTTCGAGGACCGCTTCATCACCACCGGCCTGCCGTACAAGATCGTCGGCGGCTTCCGCTTCTATGAGCGCGCGGAGGTTCGCGACGCGATCGCCTACCTCCGCGTCGTCGTCCAGCCATCGGACGGGCTGGCGTTCGAACGGATCGTCAACACGCCCAAGCGCGGGCTCGGCGACAAGGCGATGCAGTCGCTCCACGCCCACGCCCGCGCGACGAACAAGCCGCTGTCGTCGGCGGCGAACGCGCTGATCGAGACCGACGAACTCACCCCGGCGGCGCGACGCTCGCTGAGCAATTTCATGACCGACCTCAAGCGGTGGCGCGACCAGGTCGACACCCTGCCCCACGCCGAACTCGCGCGGATCGTCCTCGAGGAATCGGGGTATATCGCGATGTACCAGAACCAGCGGACGTCGGAGGCCGATGGGCGGCTCGAGAACCTCCAGGAACTTACCCGCGCGATGGACGAGTTCGAATCAATGACCGCGTTCCTCGAACACGTCAGCCTCGTCATGGAGAACGACAAGGCCGATCACGAGGAGCGCGTCACGATCATGACCCTCCACGCGGCGAAGGGCCTCGAATTCGACCACGTCTTCCTCGTCGGCTGGGAGGAAGGCGTCTTCCCGTCGCAGCGCTCGCTCGACGAGGGCGGCAACGCGTCGTTGGAGGAGGAACGCCGCCTCGCCTATGTCGGCATCACCCGGGCGAAACGCGCCGCCACGATCAGCCACGCCGCCAACCGCCGCATCTACGGCCAATGGACGTCGAGCATCCCGTCGCGCTTCGTCAGCGACCTGCCCGACGACCATATCGACGTGTCGAGCACGATGAGCGGTGGCCCGAGCCTGTGGCGCGCCGCGCTGGGCGGCGGCGACCCCTTCGCCGACGTCACGCGCGGGGCCGGTCGCGGCCCCGGCTGGGCGCGCGCGACGGCGATGGGCGGGGCGAGCGTTCCCGGCCGCGGCGGCCTCCAGATCGAGGCCCGCGCCAGCGCGGTCAGCGTCGGCCAGCCCGGCCGCAAGGACGTCGCCGTTGGTGCCCGCGTGTTCCACTCGAAGTTCGGCTACGGCGCGGTCGCCGCGATCGAGGGCAACAAGCTCGAGATCGAGTTCGAGAAAGCCGGGCGGAAGCGGGTGCTCGATAGCTTTATTGAGTTGGTCTGA
- a CDS encoding DUF2254 domain-containing protein, with protein MIARLRRIASTVADSFWIVPAVVIVAAIGLAEGLVAVDRAGLLAGLLVDNRWLYNGGATGARTLLGAVASSTIGVAGTVFSITIASLSLAAGQMGPRLLRNFVRDRGNQVTLGVFLGTFSYALMVLRNVRTSGEGEFIPHLSMSVGIALAFVCVGTLVYFVGHTASRINVDTVIDLVAGDLTAAIKRLTTRDPEPGTSAPQLGEAVFTVPDARRGYLKHLDADGLADWAAKNATTLQLLVRPGDCVFPGAVIALITPAVAGAGIAIRAATALAKERVSDEDLEYAVRQLVEVAVRALSPGINDPNTAMSVLDRMGAALCELAPRYLHSGRWSRDGRVVLVVPAVDYDGLTNAMLDMIRQNAASSMSVLIRFVEVLTAVAGCERDAGRLATLRRHADLALGDGVHTITTPADLDELRRRHARLVAMIAEGPVCLARLDRPGSVSASGAAKA; from the coding sequence GTGATCGCGCGACTGCGCCGCATCGCCAGCACGGTTGCCGACAGCTTCTGGATCGTTCCGGCGGTCGTGATCGTCGCCGCGATCGGGCTTGCCGAGGGTCTCGTCGCGGTCGACCGTGCCGGTCTGCTCGCAGGGCTGCTGGTCGACAATCGCTGGCTTTACAACGGCGGCGCGACCGGTGCGCGGACTTTGCTCGGCGCGGTCGCGTCGTCGACTATCGGGGTCGCGGGGACGGTGTTCTCGATCACGATCGCGTCGCTGTCGCTTGCCGCGGGGCAGATGGGTCCGCGGCTGCTGCGCAATTTCGTCCGCGACCGCGGCAACCAGGTAACGCTCGGAGTCTTCCTCGGCACCTTCTCGTACGCGCTGATGGTCCTGCGCAATGTCCGCACCAGCGGCGAGGGCGAATTCATCCCGCATCTGTCGATGAGCGTCGGCATCGCGCTCGCGTTCGTCTGTGTCGGCACGCTCGTCTATTTCGTCGGCCACACCGCGAGCCGGATCAACGTCGACACCGTCATCGATCTCGTCGCGGGCGACCTGACCGCGGCGATCAAACGGCTGACGACGCGCGACCCCGAGCCCGGAACCAGCGCACCGCAGCTTGGTGAGGCCGTCTTCACCGTCCCCGATGCGCGCCGCGGCTATCTCAAGCACCTCGATGCCGACGGGCTCGCCGATTGGGCGGCCAAAAACGCCACGACACTCCAGTTGCTTGTCCGTCCGGGCGACTGCGTCTTCCCCGGGGCGGTGATCGCGTTGATCACTCCGGCGGTCGCAGGCGCCGGTATCGCGATCCGCGCCGCGACCGCGCTCGCCAAGGAACGGGTCAGCGACGAAGACCTCGAATATGCCGTCCGCCAGTTGGTCGAGGTCGCGGTCCGCGCGCTGTCGCCGGGCATCAACGATCCGAATACGGCGATGAGCGTGCTCGACCGCATGGGCGCGGCGCTGTGCGAGCTCGCCCCGCGATACCTCCATAGCGGGCGCTGGAGCCGCGACGGCCGGGTCGTGCTGGTCGTTCCGGCGGTCGACTACGACGGGCTGACCAACGCGATGCTCGACATGATCCGACAGAATGCCGCCAGCAGCATGTCGGTCCTGATCCGGTTCGTCGAGGTGTTGACCGCGGTCGCCGGGTGCGAGCGCGACGCCGGGCGGCTGGCAACGTTGCGCCGCCACGCAGACCTCGCGCTCGGCGACGGCGTCCACACTATCACCACGCCGGCCGACCTCGACGAGCTGCGCCGCCGGCACGCTCGGCTTGTCGCCATGATCGCCGAAGGGCCGGTGTGTCTGGCACGGCTCGACCGGCCCGGATCCGTGAGCGCAAGCGGCGCGGCAAAAGCCTGA
- a CDS encoding DUF4142 domain-containing protein — protein sequence MRRLNTVLTIAGLGLATAAVATPTTDFLSDAIKGDNSEIKLGAMAEEKGGTAAIKAYGKMLNADHTAHKAKLVAIAQPLKMSIPDGMTAGADVEYLKLKVLSGNSFDKEFASHMVKDHNDDITSYEKEIARNDPATVKLAKATLPTLRKHLQTAQKLSS from the coding sequence ATGCGCCGCCTGAATACTGTCTTGACGATCGCTGGTCTTGGGCTTGCCACTGCCGCTGTCGCAACACCGACCACGGATTTCCTCAGCGACGCGATCAAGGGCGATAACTCCGAGATCAAGCTTGGCGCGATGGCCGAGGAAAAGGGTGGGACGGCAGCGATCAAGGCGTACGGCAAGATGCTCAATGCCGATCACACGGCGCACAAGGCAAAGCTCGTCGCGATCGCCCAGCCGCTCAAGATGTCGATCCCCGACGGCATGACCGCTGGCGCGGACGTCGAATATCTCAAGCTTAAGGTCCTGTCGGGCAATTCGTTCGACAAGGAATTCGCGAGCCACATGGTCAAGGACCACAACGACGATATCACGTCGTACGAGAAGGAAATCGCGCGCAACGATCCCGCGACGGTCAAGCTGGCCAAGGCAACCCTTCCGACGCTGCGCAAGCATCTCCAGACCGCGCAGAAGCTTTCAAGCTGA
- the queA gene encoding tRNA preQ1(34) S-adenosylmethionine ribosyltransferase-isomerase QueA, giving the protein MRVADFDFDLPADRIALRPVVPRDAARLLVVTPDGLSDRGIADLPGLLRAGDCLVFNDTRVIPAQLAGMKHDAKIRVTLHKREDHRVWWSFVKNAKRLKIGDRIDFGGGLSGLVEARGEDGSVRWRFDSALPFEEALAAAGQMPLPPYISSKRAVDAQDLDDYQTVYATKPGAVAAPTAGLHFTPDLLAALDAAGVTRETVTLHVGAGTFLPVKADDTDDHAMHAEWGSIDAATTARIVAARNAGGRIIAVGTTSARLLESAWTPDGLGAWAGDTRIFITPGFRFAMVDGLLTNFHLPKSTLFMLVSALMGLETMRAAYAHAVAEEYRFYSYGDASLLLP; this is encoded by the coding sequence TTGCGCGTCGCCGATTTCGACTTCGATCTCCCCGCCGACCGGATCGCGCTGCGCCCGGTCGTGCCGCGCGACGCGGCGCGGTTGCTCGTCGTTACCCCCGACGGTCTGAGCGACCGCGGCATCGCCGACCTGCCGGGGTTGCTCCGCGCGGGCGACTGCCTCGTGTTCAACGACACCCGCGTTATCCCGGCGCAGCTCGCGGGAATGAAGCACGACGCCAAGATCCGCGTCACGCTCCACAAGCGCGAAGATCACCGGGTCTGGTGGAGCTTCGTCAAGAACGCCAAGCGCCTCAAGATCGGCGACCGCATCGACTTCGGCGGCGGGTTGTCAGGGCTCGTCGAGGCGCGCGGCGAGGATGGCTCGGTCCGCTGGCGCTTCGACAGCGCGCTGCCGTTCGAGGAGGCGCTCGCCGCCGCCGGGCAGATGCCGCTCCCACCGTACATCTCGTCGAAGCGCGCGGTCGATGCGCAGGATCTCGACGATTATCAAACCGTCTATGCGACCAAGCCCGGCGCTGTCGCGGCCCCGACCGCCGGGCTGCACTTCACTCCCGATCTGCTCGCAGCGCTCGATGCGGCAGGCGTCACCCGCGAGACCGTCACCCTTCACGTCGGGGCGGGCACGTTTTTGCCGGTCAAGGCGGACGACACCGACGACCATGCGATGCACGCAGAGTGGGGAAGCATCGACGCCGCGACGACCGCGCGGATCGTCGCGGCGCGCAATGCTGGGGGCCGGATCATCGCGGTCGGCACGACAAGTGCGCGGCTGCTCGAAAGCGCGTGGACGCCCGACGGGCTCGGCGCTTGGGCCGGCGACACGCGCATCTTCATCACGCCCGGTTTCCGCTTCGCGATGGTCGACGGGCTGCTGACCAACTTCCACCTGCCGAAGTCGACTTTGTTCATGCTTGTCAGTGCGTTGATGGGGCTCGAGACGATGCGGGCAGCGTATGCCCATGCTGTCGCCGAGGAATACCGGTTCTACTCATATGGGGATGCGAGCCTGCTGCTGCCGTAG
- a CDS encoding peptidylprolyl isomerase, which translates to MRNVLLAFVALTIGSLASAQTAAPPVAPPLTPENTLVLDLSTGGRVTIAMRPDVAPKHVERIRTLVREHFYDGTIFHRVIDGFMAQGGDPTGTGTGGSKLPNLKAEFNDLPHVRGAVAMARASDNDSANSQFYICLAPALKLDRSYTVWGRVTSGMEYVDAIEKGEPPANPSKIVHASIGSDNYPAPAPSTPIPSSAKPVAPAADTPMPGMPLPTKALPTLPPEAPAKPRHP; encoded by the coding sequence ATGCGCAATGTACTGCTGGCTTTCGTGGCACTGACGATCGGGAGCCTCGCGTCGGCACAGACAGCGGCGCCGCCCGTCGCGCCGCCGCTGACGCCCGAGAACACTCTCGTCCTCGACCTGTCGACCGGCGGGCGCGTGACGATCGCGATGCGCCCCGACGTCGCCCCAAAGCATGTCGAGCGGATCCGGACGCTCGTTCGCGAGCATTTCTACGATGGCACGATCTTCCACCGCGTTATCGACGGCTTCATGGCGCAGGGCGGCGATCCGACCGGCACGGGCACCGGGGGATCGAAGCTGCCCAACCTCAAGGCCGAATTCAACGACTTGCCGCACGTCCGCGGCGCCGTGGCGATGGCGCGCGCGAGCGACAACGACAGCGCCAACAGCCAGTTCTACATCTGCCTCGCCCCCGCGTTGAAGCTCGACCGCAGCTACACCGTCTGGGGCCGCGTGACGTCGGGCATGGAATATGTCGACGCGATCGAAAAGGGCGAGCCGCCCGCGAACCCGTCGAAGATCGTCCATGCGTCGATCGGGTCGGACAATTATCCCGCCCCCGCGCCGTCGACGCCGATCCCGTCAAGCGCGAAGCCGGTGGCTCCGGCTGCCGACACGCCGATGCCGGGGATGCCGCTGCCGACGAAAGCACTGCCGACCCTGCCGCCCGAAGCTCCGGCGAAGCCGCGGCACCCGTAA